The sequence below is a genomic window from Pithys albifrons albifrons isolate INPA30051 chromosome 21, PitAlb_v1, whole genome shotgun sequence.
ACAAATATCCACCTGGATGTGCACCTGCCCCACTAAACCATAACCTGTATGGGAATTCTCCTTGCACAAGGATGACCATAGAGATATGAAGAGGACCAAGACTAGTTGCACCATTCCATTCTAAACACCAGTCAATTCCACACAAAGTTTTAATGGAGTTTGGGGCTGTTTCTCTCTTCTTACCTCATCTAGAAGCAGGAGCAGTTTGTTTCGAATTTCTTGGGCATTTTCCCCCTGCGGGTCCTTGAGGAGCTGCCGGAATTTCTCAATCACCTGGTAGAACGCGTTCTTCCACAGCAACTGGTCCACGTTCTGGGTATCGGAGAACTCGATGTCCATCAGGATGCACCGCTCATAGAGCTGCAGCATCTCCACCCTACAGCAAAGCACAGTCAGGGGTCAGTGCAGGAGCATTGCCCGGGCTCAGGAAACGTGCTGAACCACCTGCTGCTCACACACAGCAGGCATGAGCTGTCAGCAGCACTGTGGCAATTCACTGCTCCCAGACTGGTCCCAGAgggagtgggagctgctgcagtctAACCCTTTCTGCTCCAAGAGGGCAAATCTCCCTTGTGCACGTGCATCTGAATGGACCAGGCTCAGCAAAGAGCAAGGAGCTCTGCTATAGTCCTGCCACTGGAAACAGCAAGGCTCGTGTGTGTCCTGATACCAACACAGAGAGCACACACAATCCCAGACTCTGCTCCTTCTGAGCACAAAGTCTGGGCCAGgaacaaacacacaaagaacCAGAGGGCAACAGAGGACTTGACATTAAAACGATCCCCAGGTCCCTCCCTTCCATCCAACCTAAACACAGACCCCACTTCCTCAAAAATGAACGAGGGGAACATCCCAccccaaggaaaagaaaacctcagAGTCCCAGAAATTACATTCCCCTTGCCAACTACCTACAGCCATACCTGGATGCTGCAGCAGAAATCCTCCctcaaattaaataaattaactcCAGGCTAGAAACATCTCTGCAATATGTGGGACAAGTTTATGGTGAGGGGGATCCTCAGCTGTTCCTGCTTTGGCAGATGTATTCCTTATAAAGCTTTGAGTCCTACAGAAAACAGTATGACAGCAAAAGCCTGGAGCAAAGCCAGATGGCAAAAAACCTGGAAGAGCCTGACAGGATCAAGAGAAGGGATGCTGGCAGGATcctgcagagagcacagagcaAGGTTCTGGTGCCTGACCCCATGCAGTTCCCAAGCCCAGCACAGtcccacacccccacacacacctgggcaGCACAAACACCAAGAGTACTGGACCTTTCCACAGATGGATATCGGATAAGAACTTGTACACAGCTCCAAAACAGGCTGGCAGCACACACTCAGACACAGGCAGGGTACAAGGGacagtgccagcagggacagggccaACTGTGCTgatgctcccagggcagggtgggcctCCACaggccacagcagcactgcagtgtttCCTCTCCCTCCACACAACAGCTCCAGGTGACCTCAGTACCTCGACAAGGATCTGAAACCTTCAGTGCTGCTTCAAGGACAGACACATCCACCCCTGTGGATCTATAGTGCAAGTCCCCAAAACAGAACAAGCCTTGAAACGAGCTTACCTGCTAAATTCACTGCAAGTCAGCTCTGAAAATAAGCCCCAAGAGAGGCCCTGGAGACACAGAGGTCACAAGTAAATGAAAGATGCTGAGTAGAAACTTGCCACAGCCATGGTAACTACCCTCCAGAGCACGAGTGTCACTTCTCTCTCACTAGTCTGGCATCACCAGAGTACTCCCACTGGAGTGTCACAGTGTTGAGAGGCATCAAGAGCAAAACTGCACAGCATTTGAAAGGCAATACCCTTGGCACACAACACCAGGAAACCACAAAATGCTtcctgagcacacacagacagtcaccatccctgaaacCCACAACAGGAATCCAACAGCAGATGACTGAGGAGAGATGAGAAAGCAGAAGTCTGACAGCAAACACTGAGAGCATGAGAGCACTGGAACTGAAGTGTGAGAGAACAGCTCCAGCAAGAGCAAGAAGAAGCCAAAGGCTGCAGCAGGTGCttgtcctgctcctctctgacCCTGCAAGACAGGCAAGGCATTCATCAAGCACAAGAAGCCATGGCTTAGCTCCCAGCCCGGGTAAATGTCATCCTCACCCCCAGTTTCCTTCCGATGCCCACACACTGGCACACAAACAAACCCAGCACATCAAAAAGTAGCAACCCATTGGCCCATCTCCCAGTCTCTGAGACAGATCCCCAGTACACCAGACCCCCAGGGAGACACCATTCTGTGGTATTTCACCCTGGAAGGTACTCGGGCACACACCCCTCCAGAGCACAGCCACAAACCTCAGCTGGGCCATTTTCTCCAGCCCCTCCGGGCTGATGCGGTCCCTGGAGAGCAGgttgctgagctgctgctcctggttcCCAGCCTCTCGCAGGAGtttgctgagctcctgctgctgcatgctccgcatctgctgctccagctcgGGGCTCAGAGGAGTGGGGGGCAGTGGGCCACACAGGTactgccctgcctggccaggGTACCCAGGGTAATAGGCTCCTGGGTACACACCATTGGCTGGACCCACGGGATACTGCAGGGAATACCCACCATACGGATACTGGGGGCCTTGACTGGAGGCCCGAGGGTAATAGTAGGGGTTGTCAGAGTTTTGGAATTTATAGTAGGAGGGCTGGGCCTGGCGGGCTTCCCCCCAGGAGGGGGGGCTCACTTCATCGTCCGTGTCCAGGAAGTGGAGCTGGGCAGTCTGGCTCTTCAGGGCGGGTTTTTGGTCCGGGTTATTTGGGTCCCACAACCTGCGTGCGGTGCCACCTCGGCCCCGGCTCCGGGCGCCTTTGCTGCCCCCAAGGAGGAGCCTGGGCCCAGGGTGAGTGGCTTCAGGGGCACCCACGGTGCTGGCAGAGAGGTCCGTGTTGGCTGGCAGGAACAGAATCCCGCGGCCCCTCCCTTGGGGCTCCCTGCTGTGGCTCCCTGGCTCCAAAGCCTCTGCATCTTTGCAACTAACAAACGGTTTCAGGGACTTTTTTGTATCTGTATCTGCCAGACTGACACCCCTGGTCATGGTCCTGCTGTCAAACGTGACTCTGAAGGGTCCCTTTGCTTCCCTGCCATTGCTGCTCCATTCGCTCTCACTCCTAGAACCTCGGCTCTGCTCCGAATGCTTTTTCCTGTCCGAATTCCTGCTGGAGCCATATCCTTCTGCCTCATCAATTCTGTCATCATCCAAGGAGTCAGTGGAGGACACAGAGAGCTGCTTCCTGGGCCGTGCTCGTTCCCTGGCCCGCTCGTGCCTCCTCTCCACGCCATCCAGGAGCAGGCCCCCGTCGGCGCTGGTGCTGCTGCcggcagagctggtgctgcaggtgcGGTAGCGGCTCCGGCGCTTGTCGGTGCGGGAGTAGCGCTTGGTGGGGCCCAGCCTGCCcggcagcccctccccacctgCCCTCCTCAGCCGCTCGCTCCGCTCTGCTcgtcttcctttctctccccgTGAggccttccctccttcccctgcctggCTCCCCTCTCCGTCCTCCTTGCTCGGtttaattttcctgttgttGTCCTTTCCAGTGcctttctctgtctcttcatCTCTCTCGAGtttcagctgctccatcctgccaGTGACGGCCTCGGCCGCCGCGCGCAGGGGCGGCTCCTTCCCCGCGGAATGCAGGCGCTTCCCGGGCTGGTAGATCTGCTGGTCCGGTTTCCTGGTTCTCCTGGGGGCCTTGGAACACCCCTCATCCACAGAGGGCTGCTTGGACAAGatctcctggctctgcccaccAGGTTTGGTCTctgtctcttccttttcctgagaAGGACCGTTCTGTTTGGGGCCATCGCTTTtgcccagctcctccctgggggGAGTCCCTGCTCCCACAGAGCCCCCGGCACTGTCCTCCTTGCCCTCCTCAGTTctgctcctctccttctctgAGGCTTCATGCTTTACTGGCACCAGTTTGCCACTCAGTCTGGAGAGGCCAGGCTTGTAAATCTCCTGGTCTGGGCGCCTGTTGTCCTTGCGATGCCTCGGCTCCTTCACCTCCTTCGTGTTTTCTGGGGAAACACAGACAGAAGAAAGTTACTCCCACCACAGCGAGGCAGGGACCAAAACATACTCTGACCAATAGCCAAGGGGAAACATTAAGTAGAGGCAAAGAGCCTTCCACCCTCGGGGCAGGCCTGAGAGAACAGGGCTGGAAATCTGTGTAAGGATTTCCAGGAAATCACAGAGTAAGAGCAGAAACTGAGAAAGCCCAACAACGCTGACCAAACCCTTGGCCTGACTAATCTACAAAACACAACCTGCAACAGGTTTCTTCTCAGAGCACCAACAAGGGACAGATAAAGCCAACAGAAGACTTAAGCCCATGTGTAAAGCTTTATGATAACAGGTTCCAGCAGCAGTCACCTGCCAGCAGCCCGTTGGGAGTCAAAGGCGCGTCTTCCCCCTTGGTTACAACCCGGTAACGTTTCTCTCCTCCTCCGTTAACCACATTTACACAAGAGCTCGTTACGGAGCCCAGCCTGGGCCGCGCACGGTTAACGAGCCACGACAGCCGGGCTGTTCCCAGTGCACCTGCTCAACTTCTCCCGCTGTCAGTAACTCGCACGGGCCCCAGAGGGACCCTCTGCCGCTCCCGGGGGTGCCCGCGGGGCTGGGCCCGACTGCCCCACACCGACCCACCCGCCGGGGCTGCCACTGCGACCACAGGTCTGCGCCCCCACCGTGGCCACCAGCGCATGCCGAGGGGCCGCCGGCGGGAGGGCAGGGCCGGCCGCGGGTGCTCCCGGTGCGCTCACCTCGGGCCTGCGCCGCCACCATGTCCCGCAGCTCCGCGGCCGAGACGCGGACGCGCTCCAGCCCCTCCGCCATCTTGGCGGCGCCGGCGCGGACGGCGGCCGCGCAGGGACAAACCAAACAGCCGCCGCGGCCGCGCGCAGGCGCTCCCGGGCCCGCGCACATGGCCGCGCTcggggccgcggggccgcgCCCGGCGCTGGGCGAGGTGCGGGCGGCGGAGCGGCGGCTGCGGGGCCGCGTACACCGCACCCCGGTGCTCACCTGCGCGGGGCTGGACCGCAGGGCCGGCCGGAGGCTCCTCTTCAAGTGCGAGCTCCTGCAGCGGACGGGCTCCTTCAAGGtgcgcggggcggcggcgccgcAGGGCCCGGGCAAAGGGcgctgctgggctggggaagcGCCAGTGCCCACCGGCAGCGCGGGTGCGGTGCTGCCCCGGGTACAGGGCAGGCTGCGGGGAGCGGGTTCCCACACCGAGCCCCGCGCTCCCCGCAGATCCGCGGCGCCCTGAACGCCGTGAGCAGCCTCGTGGAGCGGGGGCAGCGGCCCCGAGCCCTGGTCACACACAGCAGCGGCAACCACGGGCAGGCGCTCGCCTGTGCTGCCCGGGCAGAAGGTACCTGCATCCCGACCCCCGGGCAGCGGGCacagcagaaatgctgagctGGCTCCTGGGCAGAGGCCGCTCCAcatgcccagctcagcctgccctggAAAGGACAGATCGCGCCCCAgaccctgtgctggcagaggcaAGGCATGACCTTTGCCTGCACTGCTAGTGGGTGCTTGGGGCTTTCTGGCTGTTGGATTTGCTCCTTTCCCATCACACAGGGATCCCTGCCTACGTGGTGGTGCCCCGCACTGCCCCGCAGTGTAAGCAGGCTGCCATCCGTGCCTACGGTGCCACGGTGGTGCCATGCGAGCCCAGCGACAAGGTAAGGCACAGGGGAGACCAACCCCGGGCACGGCCCAGCTGGACTGAGAGACCACCCACCCACCTGTGCTTGCCCTTAGGCCAGAGCCGAGACAGCAGCCCGTGTAGTCCAGGAGACAGGAGGAGTCCTGGTGCACCCGAACCAGGAGCCAGACGTGATTGCAGGGCAAGGCACAATCgccctggaggtgctggagcaggtgaggGAAAGGCACGGGAAAAAGGGGGACATGAGGTGCCAGGAGCACTGACACTTCCTTTGGGTACAGGCACCCGAGGTAAACGCAGTGGTGGTTCCTGTCGGAGGTGGAGGAATGATTGCAGGAATAGCCATTGCCATCAAGGTAGGCAACAGCTcactggggcagcaggggctgcaccTCCCTCTGGCAAGGGCAGGATTCCCCAGGCAGGCAACAGCTTTAAACTTTACAGAGAGACCCTGCTGTGAAAACCTGTGGCTGCTTGGGgtccctgcctggccctgcatgCACCAGAACAGCAGAGAGGCACATACCAGTGCCAACCAAAtggctcctctctctctctctccaggctTTGAGACCAGATGTGAAGGTATTTGCTGCTGAGCCAAGCAATGTGGATGACTGTTACCAGTCCAAGGTAAGAGGGGTGCTGACCCCCAACCTTGACCCACGGGATACCATCGCAGACGCCGTTAAAACCAGCATCGGACCAAATACATGGCCCATCATCAGGGATTTGGTTGATGATGTCCTGACAGTCTCAGAGGAAGAAATCAAGGTAAGGGCTCCCAGTTCCCTTCTCAGAGTAGCTGCCAGCAGGCAGCtgcccccatccctgctctgcccctctgctcccaccccaccacactcccaggacagcacaggccCCTGCACACCACCACAGCTGTGCGACACCCACACTGTCTCCAGCTGGAAAGGGCTGGGGGAAGCTCTGCTCTCCCttgccagagcactgcagggatgtgctCACACTTTGCCCTCAaagccctggagcagcctgtcctggctgctgggcTGACAGCTGCGGCTCTGGCCCAACAGCAAGCCACATGGCTGGTGTGGGAAAGGATGAAGCTGCTGATAGAGCCAACAGCAGGCGTGGGACTGGCGGCCGTGCTCTCAGAGAAGTTCCAGGCAgtccccagggaagtggagAACGTTTGCATCGTGCTGTGTGGGGGAAACGTGGACCTGAGATCCCTGACCTGGCTCACAGacctctctgggaaaacagAATGAGGACAGAGCAGTGTCTCAATGGAAACCTCACTCTGAATTTGTACAGTGGCTTGTGCACTACTAAAAAAACAAATGAGCAACGCTGAACATTTGTAACCTTTTGTGGACAGATAAGGGAAGCTGGCATTGATCTCTATGGGGGGCCTGGAAACACAGCACTGcctctttcccccttcccagctgCCCTGTTCTGGGCCAGGCCTCCAGAGAGCTGCACTCAGTCACCCTCCCCAGCTGCTActtggcttttctttctcagcatCCCAGGAACTGACAGCAAATTCCTGTCCTTCATACAGCAAAATCCCTGTACACACCACCATGGCAGGGCATGAGGGAAAGAAACAACTCCAGGGGACAGGGGGTTCAGCAGACAAGGAGTGCACAAAGCTTCCTGGCCACCACCAAGACAGAAACACTTGGGAATTTTTgacattttccattaaaataaatagctATAGCTGAtacctgagcagcagctggcGAGACAGCTGCCCCTGTTACACACCCCAGCAGTAACACATCCAAGGCATCAGTGCTGTCCTCAGTGTGCAGGGGCCAAGAACAGCATCCAGGGAGGCAAGGCACAAACTCCAGCCTTGCTGGAGACTCATTCCATttccacctcctgctctggcagCACACTCTCGCTCCTCACCCATGGCACAGGCTCTGGAACATGCGGGTCGTAAGTCCATTTGGGAAAAACACGCTTGTAGAGGTTCAGCAGCACCGTGTCCTGGGACTTGAGCTGTCCATCAAAGTGGCACTTCATGTGGCCATGGGTCCCTGGGCAGAGAGAAGAGGCCATTAGCAGTCTCTCCTGCCCAGGAGAACCACACCATCTCAGCAACACAGATAAATACAGGATCAAACCTACCCAATGGCTCCTTGATGTGTCCCCTACGTCCCCACTTTGTCCTCAGCTCCACGGGCTTAAACCACATCACATCATCTGGAGACCAAACATGAATGGCAGGTGAGGAGCAGGCTGGGCTGCACCAGCAGAACTGCTTTCACAGGAGCAGGAGTCCTGCTCCCACATCTGCTCTTCCCACCAGAGCCGAGCCGTACCTCTGTTAAAGAACATGTACCGCACGACGGCTGTCCTGGTGAAGATCTTGAAGGGGTGGCCACTGAGCACCAGCCGCTTGATGACAATCCTGTCGGGGTCCACGGAGAGCAGAGAGCCCGTGGCAATGAGGTCATGCATTCCTGCAAGGCAGAGCCACCAATGCACCAGGGCAGGCGCCTCCATCGCTGCCTCCCCCAGCACAACTCCCTTCCCCAAAGGGTTCCAGGCCCTGAGCAaccccacagcagggacagacaAATGTGATAACGGGGATGGAGATGGGCTCATCTTCtcaaacagcagctttttcaAGTCATACTTTCAGGAGAGATGCACTTGTAAACGGGGGATGGAACAGTCTGCTAACATCTGTTTCCCAGACACCAAATGCTCAGCATTTATCAACTTACCATTACTTCTCTGtttaaaaagcagcactgaggcAGGAGGGAAAGTGATGGGAGCGTAAACAGTCACCACCAGGGCAGCATCCGGGCGCAGGAAACGCTCCAGCTTGTGCTTATCAGCTAGGACAGAACAGCAATGGTCAAGTTCAGGCCAACAACAGTCCTCAGAGCTCTGGGATACTCCACTGAGACCATTCTCTCCTGTCAAACAGGCTCTGCACCTTAGGAAAAGAGGTGACAAACACCCCTTCATTGCTGGCACACAGCATCTGGGAACAAAGGCACTCCTCTGAGCTACCAGTTCACTGTATAGTCTGCCACCACCTTGCCTGGACCAGTGGGCCACCTGGCCCAAGCCCTCCCACTTCCCCTGATTTAGTGCCTGCCCTGGAAGCCTCAGAGCCTAAGAGTGAGTCTTCACAAGTCCTTCAGCCAGGTTCAGACACCATGGCTAAGACATCACTGGCTTCCTGCCCCAGAatccccagccccatcccctgGTGtacctgtgcccaccccaccaGTCCCTCACAAACCTGAGGTGTGCTGGGAGAACAGGGGGGATGCTCGGAAGCGTCTGAACCCACAGTGGAAGATCAGCTCCTCTTTGGCCTTCACTGGCTCAGTGTTGCTCGGATGCCGACGCACCAGGAAGTTCAACACGGAcatctgcaggcagcagcacagtgagGGGCTGATGGCAGGGCAGACAGGTGATGGTggacagcagaaagcagcaggacaTTGCAGCAGATACAAATGTCTTTGAGAATGGCTTCCCAAAGGATCACTGGTCACCAGTGCCAGTACTCAGACACTCTACCCTAAACCCCTTGGGCAGCTTCTGCCTGTGCTGACCAAAGGGAATCTTCTACTTTGAAACATGAGCAATGCAGGGAGATTTCAGCCCAAACCCTCACAGCCAGACTCTCTCCAACCCCAGGGAATCCCAAGAACTGCACACAAACAAGGTATCAGCAGGGCCATACAGTCACCTTTTGTTCATGGGGAAGCAGCGAGAACAGGACCAGGGGTTTCCCTTCCTTGAAGCTCTCCATCACTGAGACAGGGACATTGCAGACATGCAGTGTAATGTACCAGCCCACCTGCCAACACAGCATCAGTTGTGAGTATTTCTCTCAACTAAAAAAGTGTCAGAAGTAAGATATGCCTGGGAGAGAATCCAGGAGAACAATTTCATCTGAACATAGGGCTCCATGCTATGAACCAGCTGGCTGAAAGATCCACCCATCCACCTCCCTAATTAAGTCTTTCCTATGAGGAGCAGGGGAACATAGCAGGGAAGATCAGCAAAAGGGAGTTACCGAggctccctcagtctcctctttctCTATTTGCCGAAAGAGGTGCTTTCTGGTTCGGGAAAAGTCCTGGAATTGGAAAATCCTGGCATAATCCCTTGGAAGATTCTCTTTGGGGTCCCATGGAGAAGTTCGGAAGCTTTTCAACCCCCTGTACTTCTGGAACCTAGAGAACAGACAATTTGAAAGACAAACTACTTCACCAATGGAGGTGTGTGACCACCACCTTCTGTGGTCCACAAGGACTCACACCTTCAGATGGCAAGGGGCACAAAGCAAACATTAGACCTCAGGAAACATCTTAGAGAGATCTGAAACAGCTAAATTCCTGAATAACCTGCCCTTGCATCAGGGTcaccctcctccctctcccaggtCAGgacccagctctccctgctgcagggagctggcCAGACCACCTGCTTCCCCCCAACTAGTGCCTGCCCTGGAAGCCTCAGAGCCTAAGAGTGAGTCTTCACAAGAGTCCTTCAGCCAGGTTCAGACACCATGGCTAAGACATCATAGGCTTCCTCACCAAACTAGACAGAAAGGCACCATCCAGATCCTCTGGAAGGCATCCCATTTCTTACCTGACTCTGGCAGGTACATCACGTGGTGTATCCACCTCATCTGGAAACATTTCATCCATTCTCTCCTGTTTGTATCTCTCCAGCATCTGTTCATCTTCCTCCATCTTCTCGTCGTACTGCTCGTCCCGCAAGCACTCGGAAACAGTCATGGTCTcactctcctcctctccaggttCCTCCTCGCTGCTCTCCCCATCCTGacacagggcagcacagagcCCATGAGCACAGAGCTGTCCATGCAGCACTGAAAccctgtgtgtgctcacagTGTCACTTGTgaccccagagacaccccagtCCCTCATTTTGGTGTCTAACAGGCCAAAAAACCAACATGATACATGAGAGACTTAACAGTGGAAATCCAGGCAAGCCCTGGCTCTGTGTCATGCCCTTGCATGGATCAAGGCAGGAGGACAGGATTATCCTAGAATATGCAATAATGCCCTGGAGATCACCTGCACTATCAGCTCTTGGAAGTACCTGGGAAACTGCCTCTTCCATCAGATCATCATCAATGCCATCATCTTCATCGTCATCTTTCTCACTGCCTTCTTCTCCATCATCCACAATCCAGGCAGCCTGGTACTTCGATGTGCCTTTGGGGACCTTCACCACCCTCCTGCTCGCCTTCAAAGAATCTGGAGGATTCACACCAGTTAATACAGGAACAACTCTCCTTCCCCTCACAACATTTGCACCAGGACAGGCACGATCACATCTATGACAGAGCTGCTATTTCCCAGCCCTGAATTTGCCAGGACAGCCAAAATGTAACCCTGCTGACTTCCCAGGCAAACCACACAGCCTGCTGATCAGCCCTGGGCTTCCAACTAGGATGTTTCTTCACAGCCATCCTGGTGACAGAGGTTTCTGACAACCCTCTTaacagaaacaaggaaaagtaCAGAACTATTGTTGCTACACACCCTCTGCTTCTTGCAGTTCTTCTTCAGTAGGCCACGTCTGTTCCCCTTCCATCGGATCAGGAACCACCTCTGATTGCAGAGACTCCTGCTTGCTTGGATCTGCCTTCATCAGGACCTTAACATCCTCCTCCATCTCATCAGTACCATTTACAGAGTCATCCTGAAGGGCAAGAACACACCTAATTAAAGCTTGCAATTAGTCTCAAGTAAATTAATGTGATTCTGAAGGCAGTTATGTTGTGCCATTACATTATTAcaagcagcaggaaaggaacctcagcccagcagcacaACATGGATACaactccctttcccctccccttgcCCTCACACACCCAGTTGCACTTTCCTCAGGGAAGTTTAGAAACCTCGTGTTTTAAGAGGCCTGGCAAAGCCCTGACCCTACATACACCTGTAAGACCCCCCACACACCTGTACCTCCATGTCCTGACTCCTCTTCTGTGCTTTCACCACTCGGGGGTTCAAAGAGAGCGGGTCAGGGGGGGCATCCACCTGGCTGACCTGGAAGTCTCCGTGCCCCACGATGTGCACCAGGCTGTTCACACCGAGGGGCTGTCGCCGGACAAAGCCAGACACCTTCAGGGTCCCAACCAGGTGACTGTCCTGGCCAGGCACGAACTCTGCCGCGTAGGCGAGCAGGTGGGCGCGCCGGGCCCGGAAGGAGAGGGGCCGCTGCTTCTGCGTGCTCAGGTGCCTCAGCAGCAGAGAAcagtcctgctctgtgtgcagggGGAACAGCTTGGCCTCGGGAAAGCGCTTCTCAGTGGCTTTGGTGAGCTTCTTCCTGGCATCTATCCACTTCTTAGGGGGCAAGTCAGGGCCTCCTGGGACAGCAAGAGCTGCCAAGCAGAGGAGAGAGCTCAAGATCAGATCATAAACCTTCTTATGCCCCTTTTACCAAACACAGATAAACACTCAGGCATCGGTAACCCAAATAACCAAAGATTTCCACCACAAGGTGCAAAGGCAGTTTCACTCTTTTCAGTGATGCCCAGTGagaggacaaggagcaatgacCACAAACTAAAACACAGGAACTTTCATCTCAACATGAGGATGAACTTCTTTCCATcgagggtggcagagcactggaacaggttgcccagggaggtcatggAGTCTCCCTGCCTGGAGAGATTCCAAATCCCCCTGGACAtgtccctgtgtcacctgctctagGGGATCCTGCCTTGACACGGGGGTTCCCTTCCAAACTTAACAATTCTGATTCACACATTCAAAAGAACATCTGAGGCAGAAAACCTGTctttagaaataatattttgagaCTAAATGAGACCATGGAGATAAGAGCCCAGGAACTGAATTTAACAAGAAGGTGCCTGAATCCCTTGGCTCTGCACACCTATGTAACCATCCCAGTGCTGACACCAGCACACAGCCAGGGTCCTCAACCCACAGCAGCCTCTTATCTCCAGGACTTGCCTGCCATGGGATAACACAACAAGGCACCACAAGCAAAGCATTCACTCCTCTGTGATCAGAAACAGACCAAAGATCTGTGACAGCCCGTTAACAGATGAAGTTTTTAATCACTGCAACAGTAAATCCCCATGAAATACCTGCACAGCCCACCAGAAGCCTCCCCCCATTTGTGGCTCACTCACCGTAGCTGGGGAGCCCCTGTGCGaagaggcaggacaggcagtgcTCCCCTGCACCGTCCCAGCCATCTGCAGGGTCCAGGAGGAACAGGAGCGAGTCGGCAACCTTGGCAAGGTCTAACACGGTGTGAAGGTCGCCTGCACGCACAACAGCGCCGTTATGGGGCTGCCAGGGGCGTGGAGCCGAGAGCCCACCCGCAgcccctcctcacctgcctgcgCTGTGACAAAGCGCCAGCGCTGCTTGAGCCGcgggcagagcagggcaaagCCCCCGGCCCCACCCGGCCCCG
It includes:
- the SRR gene encoding serine racemase, translated to MAALGAAGPRPALGEVRAAERRLRGRVHRTPVLTCAGLDRRAGRRLLFKCELLQRTGSFKIRGALNAVSSLVERGQRPRALVTHSSGNHGQALACAARAEGIPAYVVVPRTAPQCKQAAIRAYGATVVPCEPSDKARAETAARVVQETGGVLVHPNQEPDVIAGQGTIALEVLEQAPEVNAVVVPVGGGGMIAGIAIAIKALRPDVKVFAAEPSNVDDCYQSKVRGVLTPNLDPRDTIADAVKTSIGPNTWPIIRDLVDDVLTVSEEEIKQATWLVWERMKLLIEPTAGVGLAAVLSEKFQAVPREVENVCIVLCGGNVDLRSLTWLTDLSGKTE
- the TSR1 gene encoding pre-rRNA-processing protein TSR1 homolog isoform X2, producing the protein MAAVGAHRPGPLKQQNKAHKGGKHSGSSQRRAGGRVPVKAQPRRRLRDLSRVDRRHQALQLRRQRKEAVLAEKRSLGSGDGPPHLVAVVLLHSRAAAHDTLRLLQSQDGAVVRAGPGGAGGFALLCPRLKQRWRFVTAQAGDLHTVLDLAKVADSLLFLLDPADGWDGAGEHCLSCLFAQGLPSYALAVPGGPDLPPKKWIDARKKLTKATEKRFPEAKLFPLHTEQDCSLLLRHLSTQKQRPLSFRARRAHLLAYAAEFVPGQDSHLVGTLKVSGFVRRQPLGVNSLVHIVGHGDFQVSQVDAPPDPLSLNPRVVKAQKRSQDMEDDSVNGTDEMEEDVKVLMKADPSKQESLQSEVVPDPMEGEQTWPTEEELQEAEDSLKASRRVVKVPKGTSKYQAAWIVDDGEEGSEKDDDEDDGIDDDLMEEAVSQDGESSEEEPGEEESETMTVSECLRDEQYDEKMEEDEQMLERYKQERMDEMFPDEVDTPRDVPARVRFQKYRGLKSFRTSPWDPKENLPRDYARIFQFQDFSRTRKHLFRQIEKEETEGASVGWYITLHVCNVPVSVMESFKEGKPLVLFSLLPHEQKMSVLNFLVRRHPSNTEPVKAKEELIFHCGFRRFRASPLFSQHTSADKHKLERFLRPDAALVVTVYAPITFPPASVLLFKQRSNGMHDLIATGSLLSVDPDRIVIKRLVLSGHPFKIFTRTAVVRYMFFNRDDVMWFKPVELRTKWGRRGHIKEPLGTHGHMKCHFDGQLKSQDTVLLNLYKRVFPKWTYDPHVPEPVPWVRSESVLPEQEVEME
- the TSR1 gene encoding pre-rRNA-processing protein TSR1 homolog isoform X1, translating into MAAVGAHRPGPLKQQNKAHKGGKHSGSSQRRAGGRVPVKAQPRRRLRDLSRVDRRHQALQLRRQRKEAVLAEKRSLGSGDGPPHLVAVVLLHSRAAAHDTLRLLQSQDGAVVRAGPGGAGGFALLCPRLKQRWRFVTAQAGDLHTVLDLAKVADSLLFLLDPADGWDGAGEHCLSCLFAQGLPSYALAVPGGPDLPPKKWIDARKKLTKATEKRFPEAKLFPLHTEQDCSLLLRHLSTQKQRPLSFRARRAHLLAYAAEFVPGQDSHLVGTLKVSGFVRRQPLGVNSLVHIVGHGDFQVSQVDAPPDPLSLNPRVVKAQKRSQDMEVQDDSVNGTDEMEEDVKVLMKADPSKQESLQSEVVPDPMEGEQTWPTEEELQEAEDSLKASRRVVKVPKGTSKYQAAWIVDDGEEGSEKDDDEDDGIDDDLMEEAVSQDGESSEEEPGEEESETMTVSECLRDEQYDEKMEEDEQMLERYKQERMDEMFPDEVDTPRDVPARVRFQKYRGLKSFRTSPWDPKENLPRDYARIFQFQDFSRTRKHLFRQIEKEETEGASVGWYITLHVCNVPVSVMESFKEGKPLVLFSLLPHEQKMSVLNFLVRRHPSNTEPVKAKEELIFHCGFRRFRASPLFSQHTSADKHKLERFLRPDAALVVTVYAPITFPPASVLLFKQRSNGMHDLIATGSLLSVDPDRIVIKRLVLSGHPFKIFTRTAVVRYMFFNRDDVMWFKPVELRTKWGRRGHIKEPLGTHGHMKCHFDGQLKSQDTVLLNLYKRVFPKWTYDPHVPEPVPWVRSESVLPEQEVEME